A DNA window from Taeniopygia guttata chromosome 8, bTaeGut7.mat, whole genome shotgun sequence contains the following coding sequences:
- the ALDH9A1 gene encoding 4-trimethylaminobutyraldehyde dehydrogenase translates to MLARARLPSLLLLPRLRSASPGLAAMSSATGTVTVQQPLNYRAGARVQPADGGQLEEVLEPATGRVLCKLPCSGEKEVDLAVQSAKAAFKIWSQMSGMERCRVMLEAARIIREQREEIATMETINNGKSIFEARVDIDISWQCLEYYAGLAGSLAGEHIQLPGGSFGYTRREPLGVCVGIGAWNYPFQIACWKSGPALACGNAMVFKPSPFTPISVVRLAEIFTEAGVPKGLFNVVQGGAATGQFLCQHPDVAKISFTGSVPTGMKIMEMAAKGIKPVTLELGGKSPLIIFSDADLENAVKGALMANFLTQGEVCCNGTRVFVERKILDTFTKEVVKRTQKIKIGDPLLEDTRMGALINRPHLNRVQGFIKQAKEQGAEVLCGGDLYVPDDPKLKNGYYMRPCVLGNCKDDMTCVKEEIFGPVMAILPFDTEEEVVERANATKFGLAGGVFTRDIQKAHRVVAALKAGMCFINNYNVSPVELPFGGYKFSGFGRENGRAAIEYYSQLKTVCVEMGDVESVF, encoded by the exons ATGCTGGCCCGAGCGCGGCTGCcgagcctgctgctgctgccgcggCTGCGCTCAGCCTCTCCGGGCCTCGCCGCCATGAGCTCCGCCACCGGCACCGTCACCGTGCAGCAGCCCCTCAACTACCGCGCGGGCGCCCGCGTCCAGCCCGCTGACGGCgggcagctggaggaggtgTTGGAGCCGGCCACAG GTCGTGTGCTGTGCaagctgccctgctctggggagaaggaagTTGATCTGGCTGTGCAGAGTGCAAAAGCTGCCTTTAAAATATGGAGTCAGATGTCGGGCATGGAGCGGTGCCGAGTGATGCTGGAGGCTGCCAGAATTATTCGG gagcagagggaggaaattGCCACTATGGAGACCATCAACAATGGGAAATCCATCTTTGAGGCCAGAGTGGACATCGACATATCCTGGCAGTGCCTGGAGTATtatgcagggctggcaggatcTCTGGCGG GTGAACACatccagcttcctgggggatCCTTTGGGTACACTCGGAGAGAACCACTTGGGGTGTGTGTTGGGATTGGAGCCTGGAATTACCCTTTCCAGATTGCCTGCTGGAAGTCTGGCCCGGCCTTGGCTTGTG GCAATGCCATGGTCTTCAAGCCTTCACCCTTCACCCCTATTTCTGTGGTGAGGTTGGCAGAAATCTTCACAGAGGCCGGAGTGCCCAAGGGGCTCTTCAATGTGGTGCAGGGTGGGGCTGCCACGGGCCAGTTCCTCTGCCAGCACCCAGATGTGGCCAAAATCTCTTTCACTGGCAGTGTGCCAACTGGCATGAAG ATCATGGAGATGGCAGCTAAAGGGATAAAGCCAGTCACCCTGGAGCTGGGGGGCAAATCCCCCCTTATCATCTTCTCAGATGCTGATCTGGAGAACGCTGTGAAGGGAGCCCTCATGGCCAACTTCCTGACTCAGGGCGAG gtgtgctgcAACGGCACCCGGGTGTTTGTGGAGAGGAAGATCCTGGATACCTTCACAAAGGAGGTGGTGAAACGCACCCAGAAAATCAAAATTGGAGACCCTCTTCTGGAAGACACACGCATGGGAGCCCTCATCAACCGGCCCCACCTGAATCGTGTGCAGGGCTTTATCAAGCAGGCAAAGGAGCAG GGGGCAGAGGTGCTGTGTGGTGGGGACCTGTATGTGCCAGATGACCCAAAGCTGAAGAATGGCTACTACATGCGGCCCTGTGTGTTAG GGAACTGCAAGGATGACATGACGTGTGTGAAGGAAGAGATCTTTGGGCCTGTCATGGCCATCCTGCCCTTTGACACAGAGGAGGAGGTTGTGGAGAGAGCCAACGCCACTAAATTTGGCCTGGCAGGTGGTGTCTTCACCAG GGATATCCAGAAGGCTCACAGGGTAGTGGCTGCTCTCAAGGCTGGGATGTGCTTCATCAACAACTACAACGTCAGCCCTGTGGAGCTGCCTTTTGGGGGATACAAGTTCTCAG GATTTGGCAGGGAGAACGGCCGGGCAGCCATCGAGTACTACTCACAGCTGAAGACTGTCTGCGTGGAGATGGGGGATGTGGAGTCTGTGTTTTAG